The following proteins are co-located in the Bacillus carboniphilus genome:
- a CDS encoding DUF2975 domain-containing protein has protein sequence MNVKRGSTTFLKFIIFLVGIAVLAVCIYFLPEAARRDAIERPGDYSLYPLLVCAYRICITFSVALYQICKLLTCIEKHNAFSELSLQSLKVIKKCTFTVIFFVFLAIVYLRVHAQFTGDDAAGPISLGLMGILATSIIAAIVDVLQKPIKNVLDSQP, from the coding sequence ATGAATGTTAAACGAGGTTCTACCACTTTCTTAAAGTTCATTATTTTTCTGGTTGGAATTGCTGTGCTTGCTGTGTGTATATATTTTTTGCCTGAAGCAGCCAGAAGAGATGCCATAGAGCGCCCAGGTGATTATTCGCTATATCCACTTTTGGTATGTGCATATAGAATATGTATTACGTTTTCTGTGGCGTTGTATCAAATATGTAAACTTTTAACCTGTATCGAAAAGCATAATGCTTTCTCTGAGTTATCTCTTCAATCTTTAAAGGTAATTAAAAAGTGCACTTTTACTGTCATTTTCTTCGTTTTTTTAGCAATAGTTTATTTAAGGGTGCATGCTCAATTCACAGGTGATGATGCAGCAGGTCCAATATCTCTAGGTCTAATGGGCATCTTGGCAACAAGTATTATCGCAGCCATTGTGGACGTGCTTCAAAAACCTATAAAGAATGTCTTGGATTCACAGCCATAA
- the yeiL gene encoding transcriptional regulator YeiL, whose translation MEIYKGEKKKLFLEENSIAHLFSFPVEEFIEVHEYQRDDWIIQEGKRPDYLFYVVEGKAKIYVTHQNGKVSLINFINAKDYIGEMELLNDVYYTKGIQASTKTICFALPIRYYRNRLLEDTKFLRELTKFLSVKATIMAAKYSQSLAFPLENRLADFILQTADHGVYKEKHVTVCDFLGVSYRHLLHVLTQFCEKGYLEKVGREYQIKHHQSLYELAEVLKNK comes from the coding sequence ATGGAAATTTATAAAGGTGAGAAAAAGAAGCTATTTCTGGAAGAGAACTCGATTGCCCATTTGTTTTCCTTTCCAGTCGAGGAGTTTATCGAAGTACATGAATATCAACGTGATGATTGGATCATTCAAGAAGGAAAGAGGCCGGATTATTTATTTTACGTGGTGGAGGGGAAAGCCAAAATCTATGTGACCCATCAAAATGGGAAAGTGTCCTTAATTAATTTTATCAATGCAAAGGACTACATTGGAGAAATGGAACTATTAAATGATGTGTACTATACAAAAGGGATTCAAGCCTCCACGAAGACCATTTGTTTTGCTCTTCCTATTCGTTACTATCGCAACCGATTGCTTGAGGATACCAAATTTCTAAGAGAATTAACCAAGTTTTTAAGTGTAAAAGCAACCATCATGGCAGCGAAGTATTCACAAAGTCTCGCTTTTCCGCTTGAAAACCGGCTTGCGGATTTTATTTTGCAAACGGCCGATCATGGGGTTTATAAGGAGAAACACGTTACGGTTTGTGATTTCTTAGGTGTATCCTACCGTCACTTATTGCATGTACTGACACAATTCTGTGAAAAAGGATACTTGGAAAAGGTAGGGCGGGAATATCAAATTAAACATCACCAATCCTTATATGAACTCGCCGAGGTGCTGAAGAATAAGTAG